One Rhizoctonia solani chromosome 3, complete sequence genomic region harbors:
- a CDS encoding integrase core domain protein, with translation MLPEPVFANVALVIPEKELQRQIKAALDQDESLEEILQFLQNESKAPPSIKRAFKDYQMEAGLLFYQGRIVVPDVGTLRTDLLCIFHDSPLAGHPGRQRTLELVSRNYYWPSIRADTYWHVDSCETCQRIRKPKYATIPPQPLELPSRPWQHVSYDMIVDLPKDGSNDSILVIVDSFTKYVILVECSKKLKAPELADLFLQHVWKRYGMPEKTVSDQGRVFNNRFLKALYQRLGIDPHFSSAYHPQSNGQTERVNPTVKHFLRAYLGINQKDWVKWLPMAEFAYNNAVHSATGKSPFRALYGWEPSLTPSNLPTDVPEADELATQMEAQWREIESALRQSKLRMTAGETGEPLEFEIGEEAWLDAKNVRLKTLSPKLTEQRLGPFKVTEKISDCAYRLELPPSMRIHNVFYVGLLSKVKRDKKRNFENRPPPVTVDGEEEYKVEGITDMEERNGKWFFRVKWKGYGSEENTWEPRENLKNAEKILEKFEKEMKKKALGAAKALRGGAVS, from the coding sequence ATGCTTCCAGAGccagtatttgccaacgtggCCCTAGTAATCCCTGAAAAAGAGCTTCAACGCCAGATCAAGGCCGCCCTGGACCAGGATGAATCTTTGGAGGAAAtactacaattcctccaaaatgagtccaaggcacccccctccatcaaacgcgcattcaaggattaccaGATGGAGGCAGGCCTACTATTCTACCAGGGACGaattgtggtccctgacgtCGGAACTCTGAGAACGGACCTACTTTGCatcttccatgacagccccttggcaggacatccaggaagaCAGCGTACCTTGGaattggtatcaaggaactaTTACTGGCCCAGCATACGCgctgacacatactggcacgttgaTTCCTGCGAAACTTGTCAACGGATCCGGAagcccaagtacgcaaccataccgcCCCAACCATTAGAGCTCCCCTCACGCCcatggcaacatgtgtcGTACgatatgatagtagacctaccAAAGGACGGAAGCAATGACTCTATCTTAGTTATTGTGGACAGCTTCACTAAGTACGTTATCCTGGTagaatgctccaagaagctcaaagccccggAACTAGCGGACCTATTCCTAcaacacgtatggaaacgttacggcatgcctgaaaaaacGGTATCGGACCAAGGACGGGTTTTTAACAATAGATTCTTGAAGGCcttgtaccaacgcctggggatagacccccacttctcctcagcctaccaccctcaGAGCAACGGGCAGACGGAACGCGTGAACCCAACGGTCAAACATTTCCTGAGGGCCTACTTGGGGATAAACCAGAaggactgggtcaagtggttgccaatggcggagtttgcctatAACAATGCGGTACATAGtgcaacaggcaaatccccattcAGGGCACtctacggatgggaaccctcCTTAACCCCAAGTAACCTACCAACGGacgtccctgaggcagacGAATTGGCAACAcagatggaagcacaatggcgggaaatagaatCCGCGCTCCGACAATCAAAACTACGTATGACAGCCGGAGAAACGGGAGAACCACTTGAGTTtgaaattggagaagaggcctggctagacgccaaaaacgtgaggctgaagaccctgagtcccaagctaacggaacaacgcctgggccccttcaaagtgaccgagaaaatctccgatTGCgcataccgcctagaactcccaccatccatgagaatccacaatgtcttctacgtggggctcctgtcaaaagtcaaaagggataaaaagcgcaactttgagaaccggCCCCCACCTGTtaccgtggatggagaagaagaatacaaggttgaagggatcacagacatggaagaaaggaacgggaagtggttttttagggtaaaatggaaaggctacggatcagaagagaatacctgggaaccaagggaaaacctcaaaaacgccgaaaaaatcctagaaaaatttgaaaaagaaatgaaaaagaaggccctcggcgccgccaaggcccttagagggggggcagtgtcgtag
- a CDS encoding Retrotransposable element Tf2 protein, with the protein MPFGLTNAPAVFQDMMNEIFQDLLDVYVIIYLDNILVFSSNEKDHKAHVQEVLKRLQDNDLFCNIKKCHFHLAYDTSAPLLLQPDTTRQFYVECDASDYATGAILSQRNSEGKLAPVAYLSKSLSPAKKNYNIFDKELLAVIRAFKEWRHLLEGSELPVQVLTDHKNLEYFSTSQSLNKRQIRWANFLVDYNFQIIYRPGAQNKKADILSRRYNLVPLEGGVENQVLLKPELFIASITLDQEINDLIGKAIYKDDCLKEILHKLQNKEKVLDWELREGLLWFQGKIFVPKDDTIRNLILESRHNALAAGHPGQARTLELVSRSYYWPSLKKFVNSYISHCETCIRSKPTNQLPVGLLKPLQIPERPWEDIAYDMIVGLPVSEGFDAILTVID; encoded by the exons atgccttttgggtTAACAAATGCACCGGCGGTTTTTcaagacatgatgaatgaaATATTCCAAGACCTTTTGGATGTCTATGTCATTATCTacctggacaacattttAGTATTCTCCTCAAATGAAAAAGATCACAAGGCCCATGTGCAAGAAGTACTAAAGAGGCTACAGGACAATGATCTCTTCTGCAACATCaaaaaatgccatttccac ttggcgtacgacaCGTCAGCACCATTGCTTCTACAACCGGATACCACAAGGCAATTCTATGTGGAATGTGACGCATCAGActatgcaacaggagccATACTATCCCAACGCAACTCTGAAGGGAAATTGGCTCCAGTAGCCTATCTGTCCAAATCCTTATCCCCTGCCAAAAAAAATTACaatatctttgacaaggaattgttGGCGGTCATTAGAgcatttaaagaatggcgccatttACTAGAAGGATCTGAATtgccagtccaagttctaacaGATCATAAGAACTTGGAGTACTTTTCCACGTCTCAATCTTTGAATAAACGGCAAATTAGATGGGCCAACTTCCTAGTTGattacaatttccaaattaTCTACAGGCCAGGAGCACAAAACAAAAAGGCAGATATCCTCTCAAGACGCTACAATCtggtaccccttgaagggggggtagagaaccaggttctcctAAAACCGGAACTTTTTATTGCATCCATAACTCTggatcaggaaatcaatgatcTAATTGGCAAGGCCATTTacaaggatgattgccttaaGGAAATTCTACacaaactccagaacaaggaaaaggtcttAGACTGGGAGTTGAGAGAAGGTTTACTATGGTTTCAAGGAAAAATATTTGTACCAAAGGATGACACTATTAGGAACCTCATCCTGGAATCTAGGCACAATGCATTAGCGGCAGGACATCCGGGACAAGCTAGAACATTAGAACTTGTCTCCAGGagttactactggccatcgctgaaaaagtttgtcaattcttACATCAGCCACTGCGAAACCTGCATCAGGTccaagccaacaaatcaattacCTGTGGGCCTGTTAAAACCattgcaaattcctgaacgcccctgggaagacattgcttatgatatgattgtgggactacCGGTTTCAGAAGGTTTTGATGCTATCCTGACAgtgattgattga
- a CDS encoding Transposon Tf2-12 polyprotein, which yields MLSAIDIANLFVTYIWKLHGLPKSTVSDRGPTFNAKFICHLYKRLDIKPTYSTAYHPQTDGQTERIQREAEIFIQMFGNHCQSDWVALLPLAEFALNNLKQTSTGKSPFQICYGYNPRFLVGQKSDKVVPNADKHAEFLEKGYDKVKAALSLSQERMKYFYDQRHKDKDEIQVGDKAWLSHQNISTDRPSMKLSHKKLGPYLVIKRIGSHTYKLQLPHTMRIHPVFHINLLTKFHPDPHGRNPPQPASIITKEGEEEYEVEKILDSKWKGRGKTRKLWYLIKWKGYDEGSNSWEPIDNVANAKEAKEEFHKEYPDAVGA from the coding sequence ATGTTGTCTGCCATTGATATTGCCAACCTATTTGTCACATACATatggaagctacatggcCTCCCCAAAAGCAcagtctcagatagaggtcCCACATTTAACGCCAAATTCATTTGTCATCTCtataaaaggctggacattAAGCCAACATATTCCACAGCGTATCATCCCCagacagatggacagactgAACGCATACAAAGAGAAGCCGAGATCTTTATACAaatgtttgggaatcattgccaATCAGATTGGGTAGCATTACTACCATTGGCTGAATTTGCTTTAAACAATTTAAAGCAAActtccacaggcaaatcccctttccaaatttgtTATGGCTATAACCCAAGATTTTTGGTTGGTCAAAAATCAGACAAGGTAGTTCCAAACGCAGACAAACATGCAGAATTTCTGGAAAAAGGATACGACAAAGTCAAAGCAGCTCTATCATTATCCCAGGAAAGAATGAAGTACTTTTATGATCAAAGACATAAAGACAAAGAtgaaattcaagtaggagACAAGGCCTGGCTGAGTCATCAAAACATATCCACAGACAGACCCTCAATGAAACTCAGCCATAAAAAATTAGGACCCTACTTAGTAATCAAAAGAATAGGATCACACACATACAAACTTCAATTACCCCAcactatgcgcatacaccctgTGTTCCATATCAATCTTCTTACTAAATTTCATCCTGACCCTCACGGACGCAACCCTCCCCAACCTGCATCCATTATCACAaaagaaggagaggaggaatatgaggttgaaaaaatcctggatagcaaatggaaaggacgtGGTAAAACAAGGAAACTCTGGTATCTGATtaagtggaaaggatatgatgaaGGAAGCAATTCCTGGGAGCCAATTGATAATGTGGCCAATGCCAAGGAAGCAAAAGAAGAGTTCCATAAGGAGTaccctgatgcagttggagcttga